The window AAGGAAGTGTTTTTGTACTCACAAAAACATCCTAACTCATCATCAATTATTAATAAAACACCCTCTTTCTTCCTTTACTCTGTGTCTTCTGTGGTTTATTTTACTGACAATTAATCATCCCAAATTCCAAATGTTATCCTCCCTCACGCCTCTGTCCCAAGGACAACTGAACCTCCTCGAAACCTGCCCACGAAAGTTTCAACACATATACTTAGAACAGTTAGGAACACCCGTTTCACCAGAGCAACAAGAACGCCTTGCTTGGGGAAGCCGCTTTCACCTCTTGATGCAACAACGAGAACTAGGGTTACCTATAGAATCGCTGGTTGAGGAAGATGCTCAACTGCAACATTGGGTTACTGCCTTGGTGAATACAGCAACCGATGTTTTAACACCTGTTCCTCAAACCTTCCGCGAATCTGAACATTGCCGCACACTGAATTTCCGAGGATATTTATTGACGGTTATCTACGACTTATTAATTGAAGACGAAACTAACGCTCAAATTCTCGACTGGAAAACCTATCCCCTACCCAAAAAGAAAACTTGGCTAACTAAAGATTGGCAAACGCGATTGTATCTCTATGTGTTGGCAGAAACCAGCGATTATACTCCTGAACAAATTTCGATGACTTACTGGTTTGTTAAGTCCCAACCGCAGCCGCAAAGCATTAAATTTACATATAGCAATGCACAGCATGAAAAGACGGGTCAAGAATTAACTCGTTTGTTGAATAAACTCGATCGCTGGATGGAGGACTACTGTGAAAAGGGAATTCTCTTTCCTCAAGTGTCCCAAGAAAAAGGATATTGTAACGAGTGTAACTTTGCCATTCGTTGTGAACGGACATCGGAAGGCGTGATGAGCGAGCGCAGCAATTTGCTTCCTAGCTTAGCGGAGATTCAAGAAGTGTCTATTTGAGAGATTTGCCTTTTTACCGTGACGTGTAAGCTGTCATATATCTAACTTGCAATAAAAGCTTCGTTCTGATGCTTAATCTTTCTATAACATTTCTATAACATTCGATGATCAGCTCTCCTTCATTAACGGGACTTAAACAAATTTCGAGTTGAAGTTGGATAGGAGTAAAAGCTTCACCGTAGATAGTATTTGGGTTAACTCCTGATTTAGCACCTTATACCCTCTCTCGTTGAGATGCAAGGTATCGTACACATAGTTGCTTTTCACTTGATTCTTCTCTACTAAAAGTGAGTAAGCATCTAAAATCAAGATATTCTTAGCTTTTAGCGAAGATATATAAGCGTTTACTTCCAATACCGCTTGGGCAATATCAGGTGACCAAAATAATTGACGAGTTAAGGGGACTGGGCCAATCGGAAAAATGGTTGTTAAAATCACGGTAGCACCACTCTTTACGGAACGCTCGACGATCTGTTGAATATTAGCTTTGCAGTTGCTAATAATGGCATCTTTCCGATGAGGAAATAGTGGGATTGTTTTTAAATCGTTAATTCCAACTTGCACAATGATAATCTTGGGATGTAATGGCAAAACATGCTTATCAAAGCGTCCCAATACCTGGACTGAAGTCTGAGTGTTGATACCTCGATTAATAAAAGAAAAGCCTTTGAGTTTTGGAGGAATAGGCCACATTTCTGCTCGCGAGTCGCCAAAGAATACTACGATGGTTGTAGAGGCGGCAGGAATACTATTGGGTTGGGAATCGGCACTAAAGGCGCTTAGTCCCAAGGGGTCTAAATTGGTTGCGTTCAGTTGTAGGTAATATGACCTCGCTTGGAGGAACAGGAGCGCGTTAAAGATTAGCGATACTACCAAAGCGACAAGACATAATAATAAGCTTAAACGAAATAAACGTTTTTGCTTCTGCATTTATTTAGGAAAATTAGCTAATTTTACTGGCTAAAAAAATGTACTGATTAACGAAAGATCGACAGCTCCAAAATTCACGCCTAAGGCAACATTTAAATTTTCTAGAGATTCGACTAACCAGAGAATGTCATTGACAGCCTGAGATTCATAATGGTCAAATAAAATGGAAAATCGTTGTTCTAAATGAGGCTTTACATGCTTTGAAAGTAAGGCAATTTTGAGTAAAAGCACCGTAGTTCTCAGGGAGCCATTATTAGAAATGAGGTCAATAAAAAATAGGTGTTCGGGTCGCTTGGGGCTGGCAACTAAAAAATTGAATAATTGACGGCACGTTTCTACCAACAGAAAATTGTTTACTTTTTGAAAATCGGATTCAGGGAAAGTGTTTTCTAGCTGCTTTGCTAATCGTTGATTAAATCGATATTTACCATATTCTGGATTGATCGATGCAATCAGATACCCATATAAATCTTTTTTAAATTGACCATAACAAGAAGCTTGATGAGTGCGAGCTAAAAAGACTTTAGCCAAATCTCTATAAGTATAGGAACCTTCCACTTTTCCAACAAATTGCTTGAGAGCCAGAAACAGTTGACGATCATTTAATAGGGTGGGATTTCGCACAGGTGCAATAATCGGCTCACTTTTATTGGAAATTTGGCGTTCCATTTGGACTCGTCGCGCCAGGTAAGTCGCGTACTGGGACAAATGGATTTCAAATTTCTGTTGCCTTTGAGCTTGCAATTCCCGAATGGTTTGTTGCTGTTCCGAAGAGCAGCCCTCACCCAGCAGATAATGGGTATATAAGTAGGGATACCGACAAATTAACTCACCTAAGGGGCGCTCTGGTTTAGAATGGGATTCTGGTTTACGACCTGTAGTGTCTCCAATAATTTTGTGATACTCCTCACTCTCAACAAACTTCCGCATTAACTCCTGCAAGCGTCTGTTTGGAGAAGAGTGAAAAAGCTCCATTCTAGAATTGGATGCACTTTCAAATAGCGCCACCAATTCAGCGTAAGCCGCATCACGTTTGGGGTGCATAATCCAGCGGTTAATCAGGATATAACAGCAGCGATTGAGGATAGAATTAAACTCTTGTTCAGCCAGTTTTGAGGCGATAATTCTATATAAAGCTGCCGCAATTTCTGGATGGGGATAAC of the Allocoleopsis franciscana PCC 7113 genome contains:
- a CDS encoding SGNH/GDSL hydrolase family protein — translated: MQKQKRLFRLSLLLCLVALVVSLIFNALLFLQARSYYLQLNATNLDPLGLSAFSADSQPNSIPAASTTIVVFFGDSRAEMWPIPPKLKGFSFINRGINTQTSVQVLGRFDKHVLPLHPKIIIVQVGINDLKTIPLFPHRKDAIISNCKANIQQIVERSVKSGATVILTTIFPIGPVPLTRQLFWSPDIAQAVLEVNAYISSLKAKNILILDAYSLLVEKNQVKSNYVYDTLHLNERGYKVLNQELTQILSTVKLLLLSNFNSKFV
- a CDS encoding PD-(D/E)XK nuclease family protein; this translates as MLSSLTPLSQGQLNLLETCPRKFQHIYLEQLGTPVSPEQQERLAWGSRFHLLMQQRELGLPIESLVEEDAQLQHWVTALVNTATDVLTPVPQTFRESEHCRTLNFRGYLLTVIYDLLIEDETNAQILDWKTYPLPKKKTWLTKDWQTRLYLYVLAETSDYTPEQISMTYWFVKSQPQPQSIKFTYSNAQHEKTGQELTRLLNKLDRWMEDYCEKGILFPQVSQEKGYCNECNFAIRCERTSEGVMSERSNLLPSLAEIQEVSI